A genomic segment from Aegilops tauschii subsp. strangulata cultivar AL8/78 chromosome 1, Aet v6.0, whole genome shotgun sequence encodes:
- the LOC141020586 gene encoding very-long-chain aldehyde decarbonylase GL1-10-like, which produces MLPYSTAAEAEAALGRAMSYAEGAWFRYSAGMPDYYLYCHIVPMLLLVYTLSSVPLALFELGAPSIALRYKLQPRVKLSPSAFLRCYMDTMGLLLVTIAPLHLVSYPAMAGIRTGLPLPSVGETVAQLVVYLLVDDYLGYWIHRLLHAKWGYDNIHRVHHEYTAPIAFAAPYGHWSDVLILGAPSLVGPSIVPCHMTTLWLWLVIRQIEAIDTHSG; this is translated from the exons ATGCTTCCTTACTCGACGGCTGCTGAGGCGGAGGCCGCGCTGGGGCGGGCCATGTCCTACGCGGAGGGCGCGTGGTTTCGGTACTCGGCAGGGATGCCGGACTACTACCTGTACTGCCACATCGTCCCCATGCTCCTCCTCGTCTACACGCTGTCGTCGGTCCCCCTCGCACTTTTCGAGCTCGGCGCGCCGTCCATCGCTCTGCGATACAAGCTGCAGCCCCGGGTGAAACTCTCGCCGTCCGCCTTCCTCCGGTGCTACATGGACACCATGGGCCTCTTGCTCGTCACCATTGCTCCGCTCCATCTCGTCTCCTATCCTGCC ATGGCGGGCATCAGGACGGGGCTTCCGTTGCCGTCCGTGGGGGAGACAGTGGCGCAGCTGGTGGTGTACTTGCTTGTGGATGACTATCTCGGCTACTGGATCCACCGTCTACTGCACGCCAAGTGGGGATACGACAACATCCACCGCGTCCACCATGAGTACACGGCGCCAATCGCCTTCGCCGCGCCCTACGGGCACTGGTCCGATGTGCTCATCCTTGGAGCACCCTCCCTTGTCGGCCCGTCCATTGTGCCATGTCACATGACAACCCTCTGGCTCTGGTTGGTAATACGCCAGATAGAGGCCATCGACACCCACAGTGGGTAA